One segment of Pseudanabaena sp. ABRG5-3 DNA contains the following:
- a CDS encoding tetratricopeptide repeat protein, whose translation MSEDKSASQFLLDYRSALEYLKSSEKELLSERVIDVLVKRDSLQGVLSDPSKLKASELREIESLDRSLKAQKDVILRTPNLAELRSLIKPPESNWWWYFSSRWDNWDWLWNGLTIAALTVSLSLVVNTSSRILSGGANSENTLYVVGQSVLTLMAGGGALTQVGQKSYEKILIQLHIPKEFWQETSCGLSWLLMLSLLVINAALPSWAHKVNRNGLENFDNKRIESAKADFERAIAMRPNYGEAYYNLGWLYEELNDLDKAKAQYEVAVQSDPQRFDSAITYVKALNNLGRLYILKKEYGTAVHLLRKGFDRFNDLGLQDRDGKNMSKEQRDVYYSLYKNLGWARLMQESYDVAAEKLKRAIKIDPDRSSAHCLLAQVVDAKFPQEPTKALDLWRTCIAVVTPSDLAKPEEDEWSALANKRIEKILSGKEVKKE comes from the coding sequence ATGTCAGAGGATAAATCGGCTTCTCAATTTTTATTAGATTATCGATCGGCGCTTGAGTACTTGAAATCTAGTGAGAAAGAACTGTTATCCGAGCGCGTCATTGATGTATTAGTGAAGCGAGACTCTCTACAGGGTGTACTCTCCGATCCTTCCAAGTTAAAAGCTAGTGAATTGAGAGAGATAGAAAGTTTAGATAGGTCGCTAAAAGCACAAAAAGATGTCATTCTGCGAACTCCTAATCTTGCTGAATTACGATCGCTGATTAAGCCGCCTGAGTCAAATTGGTGGTGGTATTTTTCTTCACGGTGGGATAACTGGGATTGGTTGTGGAATGGCTTGACGATCGCAGCTTTGACGGTGTCACTGAGCTTGGTTGTGAATACGTCATCAAGGATCTTAAGTGGTGGGGCAAATTCGGAGAATACTTTGTATGTGGTTGGGCAGAGTGTTTTGACTTTAATGGCGGGTGGTGGTGCGCTGACGCAGGTGGGTCAGAAGTCCTATGAAAAAATTCTCATTCAGTTGCATATACCTAAGGAGTTTTGGCAAGAAACTAGCTGCGGTTTGTCTTGGCTATTGATGCTTTCTTTGTTGGTAATTAATGCTGCTTTACCATCTTGGGCGCATAAGGTTAATCGAAATGGGCTTGAGAATTTTGATAATAAGCGGATAGAAAGTGCTAAGGCGGATTTTGAGAGGGCGATCGCCATGCGTCCTAACTATGGTGAGGCTTATTACAATCTTGGCTGGTTGTACGAAGAGTTAAATGATTTGGATAAGGCAAAGGCGCAGTATGAAGTGGCTGTACAAAGCGATCCACAAAGGTTTGATAGTGCAATTACCTATGTTAAGGCTTTGAATAATTTGGGGCGTTTATACATTCTCAAAAAAGAATATGGAACGGCAGTACATTTGTTGCGAAAAGGATTTGACCGTTTCAACGATCTGGGGTTGCAAGATCGGGATGGTAAGAATATGTCTAAAGAACAGAGAGATGTTTATTACAGTTTGTACAAAAATTTAGGTTGGGCGCGGTTGATGCAGGAGAGTTATGATGTTGCCGCAGAAAAGCTCAAGAGAGCGATTAAGATTGATCCTGATCGCAGTTCGGCGCATTGTTTATTAGCGCAAGTTGTGGATGCAAAATTTCCACAGGAACCTACAAAGGCTTTAGATTTATGGAGGACTTGTATTGCGGTAGTCACTCCCAGCGATTTGGCAAAGCCTGAAGAGGATGAATGGTCTGCCTTGGCAAATAAACGGATAGAGAAGATTTTATCTGGTAAAGAAGTAAAGAAGGAGTAG
- a CDS encoding CHAT domain-containing protein: MNPKVPSNPDDYLKFLQLILKTVQQSDLNPQIVYSLLQANLDKLDNTLIKILRDWAITTWSGVQPIEALIYAEAIVNFSNLIRSFPHGNVATNLEIAIAGCEIVAPILNCEAFPEFWATTQNMLGAVYRIRLAGNRAQNIEQAIVCYQNALQVRTQQNLPEQWAETQNNLGNAYNDRILGERAKNVEAAITCFQAALKVRSRTAFPVEWATTQNNLGIGYYNRLKGDRAQNLEQAIICYQNALQIRTQTDFPEKWAETQNNLANAYGERIKGDRAENIEAAITAFQAAVQIYTRSSFPQDWAMIQNNLGEAYRERINSISTENLLKAISAYEAALQVYTRQEFPEKWAIVQNNLGIAYQSLQQDNRAENLERAISCYHKALQVRTQTDFPEQWADTQNNLGNTYSDRMYGSREENLDLASRAYQLVFQVYNREDFSAKWAKTHNNLGLVYRDLGQSFEAIRCFQSALEVYTPTAFPVECLVSGRNLGNTAYTIKDWDKAIAGYSAAIEAVEQSRSWANTDKRRQEILSAAIDVYAKMVQVCINTDRSDRALEYVERSKARNLVELLAARDIYPKGNFPQTVIEELDRLRRELVTEQRRIEMRSGVGEIANLETLPDLAAFQDSRTYLNQLQQELDELIRRDIQPYDPTFRLTQRVEPITFEQMRNLLPNSQTALIEWYIAEEVFLAFIVAPHSQTPFVWQSSTQDYQALMAWISTYLTTYYDNKQHWQSTLDEELQQLAIILHLDYLLSVIPSDCSQLILIPHRFLHLFPLHALPVGEGRSPVVSGKQPSETLCLLDKFPDGVRYAPSCQLLQLTQSWNRTNFSHLFGVQNPTLDLAYSDIEMAIVRQAFHPHAEILVKAEARKEEIGNQRLQAAHCVHFACHGIFDLESPLRSALVLAGVDLKALELESCLTLGEIFGLNLSQCRLVVLSACETGLTDPTSLSDEYVGLPSGFLYAGSPSVVSSLWTISDISTTFLVAKFYQNLQQGSSVAVALNQAQRWLRDATCDELQQWMEEQQLPLAPTLKISLARRFRQNRQPFQSPFYWAAFCAVGK, encoded by the coding sequence ATGAATCCTAAAGTTCCCTCTAATCCCGATGACTATCTCAAATTTCTCCAGTTAATTTTAAAAACTGTGCAACAGAGCGATCTCAACCCCCAGATCGTCTACTCCCTACTGCAAGCCAATCTGGATAAATTGGATAACACTTTAATTAAAATATTGCGTGATTGGGCAATAACTACTTGGTCTGGAGTACAGCCAATAGAAGCATTAATCTATGCAGAAGCAATTGTTAATTTTAGTAATCTAATTCGGAGTTTTCCCCACGGGAACGTCGCTACCAATTTGGAGATTGCGATCGCAGGCTGTGAGATTGTCGCCCCAATTTTAAACTGTGAGGCATTTCCAGAGTTTTGGGCAACAACTCAAAATATGCTAGGTGCAGTTTACCGCATTCGGCTCGCAGGCAATCGCGCCCAAAACATAGAACAGGCGATCGTTTGCTATCAGAATGCCTTACAAGTCCGTACCCAACAGAATTTACCCGAACAATGGGCAGAAACCCAAAATAATCTCGGAAATGCGTATAATGACCGAATACTTGGGGAGCGAGCAAAGAACGTAGAAGCAGCGATTACTTGCTTCCAAGCAGCGCTAAAGGTTCGCAGCCGCACTGCATTTCCGGTGGAATGGGCAACAACCCAGAATAATTTGGGGATTGGTTACTACAATCGACTCAAAGGCGATCGCGCCCAAAATCTAGAGCAAGCAATTATTTGTTATCAGAACGCCTTACAAATTCGTACTCAGACGGATTTTCCCGAAAAATGGGCAGAAACCCAAAATAACCTTGCCAACGCCTACGGTGAAAGGATAAAGGGCGACAGAGCAGAAAATATTGAAGCTGCAATTACCGCCTTTCAAGCAGCGGTACAAATCTACACTCGCTCTAGCTTTCCCCAAGATTGGGCGATGATACAAAACAACCTGGGCGAAGCTTACCGCGAGCGAATTAATAGCATCTCCACAGAAAATTTGTTAAAAGCTATTTCTGCCTATGAAGCCGCTTTGCAAGTTTATACTCGTCAAGAGTTTCCTGAAAAGTGGGCTATTGTGCAAAACAACCTGGGGATTGCCTATCAAAGCCTGCAACAGGACAATCGCGCCGAGAACTTAGAGCGGGCGATTTCTTGTTATCATAAGGCATTACAAGTTCGCACTCAAACAGATTTTCCCGAACAATGGGCAGATACCCAAAATAACCTTGGTAATACTTACAGCGATAGAATGTATGGTAGCCGAGAAGAAAATCTAGACTTAGCAAGCCGTGCCTATCAATTAGTCTTCCAAGTCTATAATCGGGAAGATTTTTCAGCAAAATGGGCAAAAACCCACAATAATTTAGGGCTAGTTTACCGCGATCTAGGACAGAGTTTCGAGGCAATTAGATGTTTTCAATCAGCTTTGGAAGTTTACACTCCCACGGCCTTTCCAGTTGAATGTCTTGTTTCCGGACGCAACTTGGGCAATACAGCTTATACAATTAAAGACTGGGATAAAGCGATCGCAGGTTATAGTGCTGCTATTGAGGCTGTAGAACAAAGTCGCAGTTGGGCAAACACCGACAAACGCAGGCAGGAAATTTTATCGGCGGCGATCGATGTTTATGCCAAGATGGTACAAGTGTGCATCAATACCGACCGAAGCGATCGCGCGTTGGAATATGTTGAACGCAGCAAAGCCCGAAATTTAGTCGAACTTCTAGCTGCACGCGATATCTATCCCAAAGGTAACTTCCCACAAACTGTTATCGAGGAATTGGATCGGTTGCGGCGAGAGCTTGTTACGGAACAACGTCGGATTGAAATGCGATCGGGAGTCGGTGAGATAGCCAATCTGGAGACGTTACCCGATCTAGCTGCGTTTCAGGATTCTCGCACCTACCTGAACCAACTCCAACAAGAACTGGATGAATTGATTCGGCGGGACATCCAACCCTACGATCCCACCTTCAGACTGACTCAAAGAGTTGAACCTATCACCTTTGAGCAGATGCGAAATTTGCTCCCCAATTCCCAAACGGCACTAATTGAGTGGTATATCGCTGAGGAGGTATTTCTTGCTTTTATTGTCGCGCCGCACAGTCAAACTCCCTTCGTCTGGCAGTCATCAACCCAAGACTACCAAGCACTGATGGCGTGGATTAGCACTTATCTTACGACCTACTACGATAACAAGCAGCACTGGCAAAGCACTCTAGATGAGGAACTTCAGCAACTTGCTATCATTCTGCACTTGGATTATCTCCTCTCTGTTATCCCCTCGGACTGTTCTCAACTGATTCTCATCCCCCACCGATTTTTGCATCTGTTTCCGCTTCATGCCCTGCCTGTGGGCGAGGGGCGATCGCCAGTGGTAAGCGGAAAGCAACCTTCTGAAACTCTCTGCTTGCTTGATAAGTTTCCCGACGGCGTGCGCTATGCTCCCAGTTGTCAGCTATTGCAGTTAACCCAAAGTTGGAACCGCACCAACTTCAGCCATCTATTTGGGGTGCAAAACCCAACCCTAGATTTGGCTTACAGTGATATCGAGATGGCAATTGTCCGACAGGCTTTTCATCCCCACGCGGAGATTTTGGTGAAAGCAGAGGCGCGGAAAGAGGAGATCGGCAATCAGCGTTTGCAAGCGGCTCACTGCGTCCACTTTGCTTGTCACGGCATTTTCGATCTAGAATCTCCATTACGCTCTGCCTTGGTGCTGGCAGGTGTGGATCTGAAGGCTCTTGAGTTAGAAAGTTGTCTGACGCTGGGGGAAATTTTTGGACTAAATCTGAGTCAGTGCCGTTTGGTGGTTCTCTCTGCCTGCGAGACAGGTTTGACCGATCCAACTTCTCTCAGCGATGAGTACGTTGGTTTACCCAGCGGGTTTCTGTATGCAGGGAGTCCCAGCGTCGTCAGTTCGCTGTGGACGATTAGCGATATATCTACAACATTCTTGGTAGCCAAGTTTTACCAGAATTTGCAACAGGGGTCATCTGTGGCAGTAGCACTCAATCAGGCTCAACGCTGGTTGCGAGATGCTACTTGCGATGAGTTACAACAGTGGATGGAGGAACAACAGTTGCCGTTGGCTCCAACGCTGAAGATTTCACTGGCACGACGGTTCCGACAGAATCGACAGCCGTTTCAGTCTCCTTTTTATTGGGCAGCGTTTTGTGCAGTAGGAAAGTGA
- a CDS encoding tetratricopeptide repeat protein: MSRKMKNSQLIGLGFGLTVLGLVPLPQIGAANVMIVSPNPKAVVLREGSSNPKPAIYLMWLNNGDLVKPDSETALEVVCDDGKVRTVESGEFVGLPTICPRAVRNTGSTFDSRGEDDFLKYLDLRFYTVTLLDGSQVIRWQEVNGATGYRVQLGTRQEILLDRQVDCPKVSYGGNQPLKLGVDYNFLVKALGGNNSEFRLRFKVLTEKESQELNKRIAVIQSNKGLPEIAKAIALADIYNEYELAEQAIAVLGKASLVVNQAGQSVAIAERMLGNFYLQVGLRDVAELHYRRALELAQSEQNLEVLAEAQIGLAKVFVVNGKKQEARKYLQLALANYASLENSAKKRQVDEWLRKISK, from the coding sequence ATGTCAAGAAAAATGAAAAATAGTCAGTTAATTGGTTTGGGCTTTGGTTTGACTGTGCTTGGATTAGTTCCTTTGCCTCAAATTGGGGCAGCTAATGTGATGATTGTATCTCCGAATCCGAAGGCGGTTGTGTTGCGTGAAGGTTCTAGCAATCCGAAACCCGCGATATATTTGATGTGGCTGAATAATGGTGATCTTGTCAAACCTGATAGTGAGACAGCATTGGAAGTGGTTTGTGATGATGGGAAGGTAAGAACAGTAGAAAGTGGTGAGTTTGTGGGATTGCCTACGATTTGTCCGCGAGCGGTGAGAAATACTGGATCTACTTTTGATTCGAGGGGCGAGGATGATTTTTTGAAATACCTCGATTTGCGTTTTTATACGGTGACTTTGCTGGATGGGTCGCAGGTGATTCGTTGGCAGGAGGTAAATGGAGCGACGGGATATCGAGTGCAATTGGGAACGCGGCAAGAGATCTTGCTCGATCGCCAAGTGGATTGTCCAAAGGTTAGCTATGGTGGGAATCAGCCTTTAAAGTTGGGTGTTGATTATAATTTTCTGGTTAAGGCGTTGGGAGGTAATAATTCTGAGTTTCGGTTGCGGTTTAAGGTTTTGACAGAGAAGGAGAGTCAAGAGTTAAATAAGAGAATTGCGGTGATTCAGTCAAATAAAGGTTTGCCTGAGATTGCAAAGGCGATCGCATTGGCGGATATTTACAATGAGTATGAGTTGGCGGAACAGGCGATCGCAGTGTTAGGGAAGGCGAGTCTGGTAGTGAATCAGGCGGGGCAGTCGGTGGCGATCGCGGAGCGGATGTTGGGTAATTTCTATTTGCAGGTTGGGTTGCGTGATGTAGCGGAGTTGCATTATCGCAGGGCGTTGGAGTTGGCGCAGTCGGAGCAGAATTTGGAGGTTTTGGCGGAGGCGCAGATTGGCTTGGCGAAGGTGTTTGTGGTGAATGGGAAGAAACAGGAGGCACGGAAATATTTGCAGCTTGCTTTGGCTAATTATGCGAGTTTGGAGAATAGTGCGAAGAAACGGCAGGTGGATGAATGGTTGAGAAAAATTTCTAAATAA
- a CDS encoding CHAT domain-containing protein, with protein MASRFYALMVAALAGILGMVSPPDVALMTAQAQTTQDRKAEADWLISQGNKQSDISQFEAALQSYQQALNIYREIKYRQGELWALGNLGNAYNSLSKYDQAIEFHLQSLEIAREIKDRQGEENLLGNLGNTYNSLGKYDQAIKFLLQALAIAREIKDRQGEGNSLGNLGIAYKNLGQYDKAIEYHLQDLVIAREIKDRQGEGKALGNLGNVYDSLGRYDKAIEYQRQHLAIAKEIKDRQGEGNALGNLGIAYYALSKYDKAIEYQLQRLAITREIKDRQSEGAALGNLGNTYDSLGKYDKAIEYQLQVLEITREIKARQIEGITLNNLASSYEKLNRDREAIISYQQALSIAREIGDRSGEGLALANLGRVLSKAKRPELAILFYKQSVNVIESIRQDLRKLDKDVQKSYLETVESTYRNLADLLLKQDRILEAQQVLDLLKVEELSEYLRTVSVNPETAKGADFQNSEKNIIALSNELAELQKLDREGKLDPQQQPRLAFLTNNEKEYNKQFNAFLQIPAVQKEIQELRRTQSAQNVDIQKYNRLRGNLSKLQNAALFYPLVLEDRLELILIIANAPPIRKTINLKRTDLNQAITSFLSNLRNPNSEVKPDAQKFYNWLIQPFEKELQQANIQTIIYAPDEGLRYIPLAALYDGKQWLVERYRINNITAASLTDFTPRTASSIRVLAAASTTKHDVKIGDRTLSFSALPATKLEVDNIATKINTTELIDRDFTESALTGKLNTHNIIHLATHGHFEVGQPEQSFILLGDGKISTISDIGSWTLTNVSLVVLSACETAIGGQGGKSKGIEIFGLGYQIHNAGASAAIATLWKVSDGGTERLMDAFYTAVKTGKVSNTEALRQAQVAMITGNYEGLGDARGIVSIEARPRATSSTVPAKISHPYYWAAFILIGNGM; from the coding sequence ATGGCTTCGCGGTTTTATGCGTTGATGGTTGCGGCTTTGGCTGGGATTTTGGGCATGGTGTCGCCGCCTGATGTGGCTTTGATGACGGCGCAAGCGCAAACGACTCAAGACCGCAAAGCAGAGGCAGATTGGCTGATTAGTCAAGGGAATAAGCAATCTGATATCAGCCAGTTTGAAGCAGCATTACAGTCATATCAACAAGCACTGAATATCTATCGCGAAATCAAATATAGACAAGGAGAATTATGGGCATTGGGAAATCTGGGCAATGCTTACAATTCCCTCAGCAAATATGACCAAGCGATCGAGTTCCATCTGCAAAGTTTAGAAATCGCCAGAGAAATCAAAGACCGCCAAGGTGAGGAAAATTTGCTGGGAAATTTGGGAAACACATACAATTCTCTCGGCAAATATGACCAAGCGATCAAATTCCTACTGCAAGCTTTAGCGATCGCGCGAGAAATCAAAGACCGCCAAGGTGAGGGAAATTCGCTGGGAAATTTGGGTATCGCTTACAAAAACCTCGGGCAATATGATAAAGCCATCGAATACCATCTGCAAGACTTAGTGATCGCCAGAGAAATCAAAGACCGTCAAGGTGAAGGCAAGGCTCTGGGGAATCTGGGAAACGTTTACGATTCCCTAGGCAGATATGACAAAGCCATCGAATATCAACGGCAACACTTAGCAATCGCCAAAGAAATCAAAGACCGTCAAGGTGAAGGCAACGCTTTAGGGAATTTGGGAATTGCTTACTATGCTCTCAGCAAATATGACAAAGCCATCGAATACCAACTGCAACGGTTAGCAATCACCAGAGAAATCAAAGACCGTCAAAGTGAAGGCGCAGCTCTAGGAAATTTGGGAAACACTTACGATTCACTAGGCAAATATGACAAAGCCATCGAATACCAACTGCAAGTGCTAGAGATCACCAGAGAAATCAAAGCTCGCCAAATTGAAGGAATTACACTGAATAATTTAGCCTCTTCCTACGAAAAGCTAAACCGAGATCGTGAAGCGATTATTTCTTATCAGCAAGCATTGAGCATTGCTAGAGAGATCGGCGATAGAAGTGGCGAAGGTTTAGCTCTTGCAAATCTAGGAAGAGTACTATCCAAAGCCAAGCGCCCCGAACTAGCGATTCTCTTTTACAAACAATCGGTCAACGTCATCGAATCCATTCGCCAAGACCTTCGCAAACTCGATAAAGACGTTCAAAAATCCTATTTAGAAACAGTCGAGTCTACCTATCGAAACCTCGCCGACCTCCTTCTCAAACAAGACCGCATCCTCGAAGCCCAACAAGTCCTCGACCTCCTCAAAGTCGAAGAACTTAGCGAATATCTCCGCACTGTGAGTGTCAACCCCGAAACCGCCAAAGGTGCGGATTTCCAAAATTCTGAAAAGAACATTATTGCCCTCAGCAACGAACTCGCCGAACTTCAGAAACTCGATCGCGAAGGCAAACTTGACCCGCAACAACAACCACGCCTCGCCTTCCTGACCAACAACGAAAAGGAATATAACAAACAATTCAACGCCTTCTTGCAAATTCCTGCCGTCCAAAAAGAAATTCAAGAACTACGCCGTACCCAAAGCGCCCAAAATGTCGATATTCAGAAATACAACCGCCTACGGGGCAACCTCAGTAAACTCCAAAACGCCGCCCTCTTCTATCCCCTTGTTCTCGAAGATCGCCTCGAACTGATCCTGATTATCGCCAATGCCCCACCAATCCGTAAAACCATCAACCTCAAACGCACAGACCTCAACCAAGCCATAACCTCATTCCTGAGCAACCTGCGTAACCCCAACTCCGAAGTCAAACCCGATGCTCAAAAATTCTATAACTGGCTAATCCAACCCTTCGAGAAAGAACTCCAACAAGCCAACATCCAAACCATCATCTATGCCCCCGATGAAGGATTGCGCTACATTCCCCTCGCCGCCCTCTATGATGGCAAACAATGGCTAGTCGAACGCTATCGCATCAACAACATCACCGCCGCATCCCTCACCGACTTCACACCTCGCACCGCATCATCAATCCGCGTCCTCGCCGCCGCATCCACTACCAAGCACGATGTCAAAATAGGCGATCGCACACTTTCCTTCTCCGCCCTTCCCGCCACCAAACTAGAAGTAGACAACATCGCCACCAAAATTAACACGACCGAACTAATCGATCGCGACTTTACCGAATCCGCTCTCACAGGGAAACTCAACACCCATAACATTATCCATCTTGCCACCCACGGACATTTTGAAGTCGGACAACCCGAACAGTCCTTTATTCTGCTTGGTGATGGCAAGATATCCACGATTAGCGATATCGGTAGCTGGACGCTCACCAATGTGAGTTTGGTTGTTCTCAGTGCCTGTGAAACGGCGATCGGTGGTCAGGGCGGTAAGAGTAAAGGGATTGAGATTTTTGGTTTGGGCTATCAGATTCATAACGCGGGGGCAAGTGCAGCGATCGCTACGCTTTGGAAGGTGTCCGATGGCGGT
- a CDS encoding AAA-like domain-containing protein, with protein MPKWFNTAGPCKPDIHYMLSATERLPEIKQLIAQENYFVIHAPRQVGKTTAMLTLAQELTASGQYTAVMLSLEVGAAFSDDLGAAELAILGEWKQSIRFRLPKDLQPQEWLDSEAGARIGTSLSNWAEQSSRPLVVFLDEIDALSDETLISVLRQIRSGFPNRPQGFPQSVALVGMRDVRDYKYASGGSDRLNTSSPFNIKVRSFTLSNFTLEDVRKLYQQHTDATGQVFTPEAVDLAFHLTQGQPWLVNAIAKEIVEYITKDPAIPITPELVNEAKEILIKRQDTHLDSLAERLREDRVRAIIQPILSGQELVNMPEDDLRFVLDLGLCSRDSRGGIQIANPIYREIIPKVLASITIASLTSIDPTWLDNDGNLNPQALLDSFILFWRQHGEPLFGSTPYPEIAPHIVLMAFLHRVVNGGGTLEREYAIGSGRMDICLRYGKVTLAMELKVWADKRPDPLKEGLPQIDKYLSGLSLDTGWLVIFDRRSGLPPLSDRTTTENVISPTGREIIVIRG; from the coding sequence ATGCCCAAATGGTTTAATACTGCTGGTCCCTGTAAGCCTGATATTCACTACATGCTGTCAGCTACAGAGCGCTTGCCTGAAATCAAACAGTTAATTGCTCAAGAAAACTATTTCGTAATTCATGCGCCGAGGCAAGTGGGTAAGACTACAGCAATGCTGACACTTGCCCAAGAGCTAACGGCGAGTGGGCAATATACGGCGGTGATGTTGTCTCTGGAAGTGGGGGCTGCTTTCTCTGATGATTTGGGAGCAGCCGAACTAGCTATTTTAGGGGAGTGGAAGCAATCGATAAGGTTTCGTTTGCCCAAAGATTTACAACCTCAAGAGTGGTTAGATTCTGAAGCAGGAGCAAGAATTGGGACAAGCTTGAGCAACTGGGCTGAACAATCTTCTCGTCCGTTAGTGGTGTTTTTGGATGAAATTGATGCCTTAAGTGATGAAACGTTAATTTCTGTACTTCGGCAGATTCGCTCTGGTTTTCCTAACCGTCCGCAGGGATTTCCGCAGTCAGTTGCTTTGGTGGGGATGCGCGATGTGCGGGATTATAAATATGCGTCAGGAGGGAGCGATCGCCTAAATACCTCTAGTCCTTTTAATATCAAGGTGCGCTCTTTCACGCTGAGTAACTTTACGCTTGAGGATGTGAGAAAGCTCTACCAGCAGCATACGGATGCAACGGGACAAGTATTTACTCCTGAAGCAGTTGATTTAGCTTTTCATTTAACGCAGGGACAGCCTTGGTTGGTCAATGCGATCGCTAAGGAAATTGTGGAATACATTACGAAAGATCCTGCTATTCCCATTACTCCTGAGTTGGTGAATGAGGCTAAGGAGATTTTGATTAAGAGACAGGATACTCATTTAGATAGTCTTGCTGAGAGACTGAGAGAAGATAGAGTCAGGGCAATTATTCAACCAATTCTATCTGGGCAGGAATTGGTCAATATGCCTGAAGATGACTTACGCTTCGTACTTGATTTAGGTTTGTGCAGCCGAGACAGTCGCGGAGGTATTCAAATTGCTAATCCAATTTATCGAGAAATCATTCCTAAGGTATTAGCTTCGATAACGATCGCGTCTTTAACTTCAATTGATCCAACATGGTTAGATAATGATGGTAACCTCAATCCTCAAGCGCTGTTAGATTCTTTTATATTATTCTGGCGGCAGCATGGAGAGCCTTTATTTGGAAGTACGCCCTATCCAGAGATTGCGCCTCATATTGTGTTGATGGCTTTTCTGCACCGTGTTGTTAATGGTGGCGGCACGTTAGAGAGGGAATATGCGATTGGTTCGGGAAGAATGGATATTTGTTTACGATATGGTAAGGTAACTTTGGCGATGGAGTTGAAGGTATGGGCTGATAAAAGACCTGATCCGCTTAAGGAAGGTTTGCCACAGATCGATAAGTATTTGTCGGGTTTGAGTTTGGATACGGGTTGGTTGGTGATATTCGATCGCCGTTCTGGTTTGCCGCCGCTTAGCGATCGCACTACGACTGAGAATGTCATTAGTCCCACAGGGCGAGAGATTATCGTCATTCGGGGATAG